The nucleotide window ATACTTTTAGACAGTTTGTCTAATTTTACTGTGGAAAGCACTGATTTTTAACatgtatacaaatataaatatgccatattttactattttagtCTTAAAGGAAAGATGTCTTGCTCTTTTTCTCCAATTTGAGTCAAAGGCACGGTGATTTGTGGAATTGTCAGGAATTTCTGAAATCTGAAAGAAAGCATATTTAAAACTGTCCATTTTTTCTGTCGTCCCTGTTCTTCTCCCTTTAATTTGGTTTATTCTAGCCTCTGACAAGAAGACAGAGCCACGGTCAGATCTTAGGTTATGAAGTCACTCTCTGGAGCGCTGAGGAAAATGTACAGCACACACAGATTTTTTCACCTGGAACTACTGCTGCACcaatcaacttcacacagatcGCTGCCTTCAGCAGTGACAAGATCATTGCAACCATCGTTGCAAAGAATGTTAATGGGTCATCTCAACCTGCCAGTGTAGTCGTACCTCTACGTTTGACAGGTATGTGGAAACGGAAGGAGAGGGTTTTTGGGGTTGAGTATatattacagaaaataaaaaggcaaaaaagtTAAACTGTATATGTATTTCCGTTTTTTCCATATGCAGAACCCCTTGCTTTGTCCAGGGCAGTTTACACAGAGAGAGGTTTCCCTCTGACCTGGCAGAGCGATGCCAACGCCACCTGTGGTTATGTAGTAGAATGGACAGATGCTGTCTGCACGAGGGACTGCTCGGTGGATTGGATCAAGGTGGCCGCTGGAAACACGAATGTGTCCGTAGAGTCGGGTAAGCCATCCTTAAAACCACCTGTGGTTTGTGAAAATAGATAATTGTTTTTAGCATATTCAAAACATCCTGTATATATCACGACTGTATTTGTCCCTCTATTTTTGGTAATTCCAAAAGTAAATAGGATTTTATCTTTCCACCaacttatataaataaatgtaacatAAATATAACTTTAACCTCTGCTGTCAAATATGAAATTATTCTGTAAATCTCCTCCTTTGCCATCAGCCAACTTCCAGCCGGGTGTGAGGTACAGTTTTTCCGTGTACAGCTGCTCCTCTGAAGGCCAAGAGCTGCTTCAGCGCCAGCAGGGATATGTGCAGGAGCTGGGTAAGGACAGCACAGCATAAGGAAAGCTTATCCTTCCAGAATCAGAACAAGCAATGACTCCAGAAAAATCGTACACTGCATTTAATTTGCTGACTCTTTGTTCTGATTGTCTCTGGTattcctccctcccctcttattcaattttcttcttttccattCCTTGCTGCTACCACAGTCCCTTCCAGTTCTGTCCTTCTGTCAACCAGTCAGCGGAACTCTGATGTTCTTCTCTCCTGGGGAGAGATCCCACTGCTCAACAGAAGAGGTTTCCTCCTGGGCTACAATGTTTACAACAGTACTGGCTCTGAACTCAAACTTCTAGGTAAATGTTACAATGTTGCTGTTCCAGTAGGGAACTTGAAAAAGGAATTTGATACAAAACAGTAATTACAACATACTAAAGATATTTTCGAAAGGGCATTTGTTTCCTGTTAATCTCATTCACTGTCCTCCTcattcctccctctcctgctgcctcttctTTTCCCCTTCCTGTGCCTCTCTCCTATTGTTTTTCACCTTTTCGTTGAACAGTAAATCTGCCAGATAAAGGAAACAGGAGCTACACAGTAAAGGGGCCATCTGAGGGCTCCCATAAATTTACTGTTAAGGCCTACACCTCGGCCGGTGAAGACACAGGCGCCACTGCCTCCATAACACTGGAACCATACGGTATGTGGATGTGTAGTAATGTGTACAGCTACAACATCAGACCTtaacaacatttgtgtttaatcCACAGTTATTATTTTACGGctacaaaagaggaaaaataatcatctttcttttctgcGGTTctgacagctgattggctgatccTGGAAATCCTGACTTCTCTGGGAATCACAACCTTATTCCTCGTCATTGTCACCTTCATCTGCTACAAGAAGAGAAAATggtgagactttttttttatctcctctcctgtgtctctctcctgtttttgtttgtctttcataaTCAAtgttacatgtacacacaaaacaacaattgtGAAGATTAATCTCTGCACTGCATCTAAAAGGAGCTACTAGAAAGTATGATTATAATTTGCTTAGGCTTTTTATGACAATGTGACATATTACTTTACTAACAGGGTGAAAAAGGCATTCTATCCAGACATACCTGAGCCCAAGCTGCCCGGTGATTGGTCCAGAAGACAGGTACAGTGTAGTTTGATATATTTCCCTATTTGTATACCTCTGCGCCGGCGACAGCCAATtgccggaggcattatgttgtCAGTACTTGCGTATGTCCCATTCCTATGAACACCATATCTCAAGAataccttgagggaatttcttcaaatttggcacaaacattcacttggacacAAGCATTAACTGATAACATTTTGGTGGTCAATGGTCAAGGTCACTTTGACCTCACGAAGCAGGTTTTTGCCTTGTGCAATATCTCcggaatgccttgagggaattctttcacatttggtataaacattcacttgaacttGAATTTATATGTCTCTTGAAAAGAAGTATCTgaagtatgtagaaatatgtacacaaaAACTGCAGTGGTTGGCGGAGACATACAAGCGTAGTTCAATAATTCTAGTTCTGTTTTAAATTGGTTCTCCCCATTTAAACTGACTGGGTAATGGTTAATCACTCTGTATCTTACAGGGGCCGTTGGACGTGAAGCCATCTTCCCATAGTATAATGCACATTGTGGAAAAGCCTGAGTGGGATTCTAGTAAGGAGGCACTCGTTGTCATTCCtgaagaagatgaggatgaagaagggCAGGGGATGGGAGATGAGCCAGTTGACACAGATGAGCCAACGTCGTTACGCTACTATAACCAAGTAGTAGATGAGAGGCCCATAAGACCACGTTTCCCAGactcctctgattcctctgcaTCTTCTTTGGATTCAGCACGCACCGATGTGACGTACACAGGAATCCAGACGTCAGGGTCGTCATTGGTCTTCCAGCTGGATTCACAGGGCTCTGCCGAGGGCCACCAACCCCCCGCTGATCTGTCTctcagtggtggaggaggagggagctaCAGGCCCCAGATGCAAGATAGAGCCCAAAGTGATGACATTGCCCTGGTTTCCCCTGAGCCTTTCCTAGAGGCTGCTAGTGGTGGGGGCTATAAACCCCAGAGCTCTTGGCATTTGGACTCCCCCGTGGAGGGCGAGGAAAGTGGAGGCCGGGCACCCTCTCTCGGATCCCCCACCTCTGTCGCCTCCACTCAGTTTCTCCTCCCTGATGGAGAagaacacacagaggagaggcgACCATCATCAGCAACCACCTGGTTCACCAATCTGCTGTCATCCACAAAACCATGATATAATATCTGTGTCACTGCTAGAGGGGTCAACATATGACTTTGAGATTCATTACTGTTACCAGTGTCATGCATCAAACAAGTTTACCCCATATGGTCTTGGTAGATATCCCCTCTGATGTAGCTCTACATCCTTATGTTTGCATTTCGACAGCAGGTTAATGATCGTATTTAAGGTGTCTATTTCCACACATACAGAAATACACATATATTGTTAAATATCATAAATCtaaaactgtatatttatacGTCAAAACATTTCTATTCTGACAACGATTCTCTTCCACATATTTCTTCAgacctcttttcttttattgctgCCCCTGGTAACCTGGTTGGTGGCTTTTACGATAAAACACTGCCTTTTCTGTGACTCCCTGTGATGGGCATTTAGCGACGGCATATCCAATGTTTCAGTGGACTCTGTCCAGTTTTTAGCTTACATTTCACATGTTAGTTTTCATGATGTGAACTTTACTACACtacaaaataaactgaaaacaagaaaactttGATCCAAAGGATAGCATAAGACTGAAGGACATTTTTAAGAGAACACTACAGACGAGTGTTTAAATAGACGGTAGCTGAGAAGACATAAATCCTCTCTTCACTATTTCCCCGTCTTGTGGTAGCCGTTGTTTTGGGTAATCTTGCCTGCTTTCTGACCACTGATGAGCtactgaaaggaaacaaaactgaaatgtaatttGAAAGATGCACTTACAAACGAAAACGGTCATTATTTTACACAGATACTGGAGTGGTGCTTTCTATTGCAGTCTGGAATTGTGTGGGCGATGAGCCCAGTACACTGATATAAGCTAGAATATGAATACAAACTGATGTAATTTTATGAATGAACACTATTCTGTTatgtttgcatgttattgttGTGATGTCTTCCTTAACCAgtagagttttatttttttaattgtcataGACATGCAGTTCATTTCACGGTCGGGccagtgacatttttttttttattatgtgttgTGAATTATCCTCAAGTTGATGATTGGACAAATGATGTGAGTTAACTTGGAAGGGTAATTACATTGTTTAAATCCTTTTTCACGTGCTGCCTGAATGTCATACATAATGAACCAGACTCCGCAGAGTGCATACGTCTGTCCTCTTATGAACTTAATTTCAATTCACAAGATCTGCATTtttatctgcaccaaattgcacacactcagataccAGTGCCCTAAatgtgacagatttttttttccatcaagatccacaaatcattctctgagaaaccaatgaaaatgttaaagaaagcttCCTGGATCCTCCCCCcagattcagatctgcaccaacatttaatgggttcttcctttggTCATGCCCCACAAAACTTCAGGGAAATTGGTAGAGTTGTTCTTGTGTAATCTTAACTAgcaatcaaacaaatgcagataacAACATATGCTCATTTGCAGAGGTAATTTTTTACAACAATGCAGTTTACAACAGAAAAGAATTGCAGTGCTAAAGCACACAGGCATGGAGTGTAATGTACAAAAAGTGTCTCGTTAATCTAGATACTTCATACTTTTTCTTTGGTTGCATTATTTTTAAACCCAGAGAGAAGGTGGATTTGGTGTGCTTAGAAGCTTGTTTATTTCTTGCTAGAGACCTGAgtctacttttacttttaaagtttttttttaagttgattgtttatcttttaattGCAAAGTTTTCCTGAAGGCACCATGTAATGTTTTGTGATTGGAGAAAGGGACCAAGGGGAAAGCGTGAGTCTATAATTTTAGCTTTTGTTGACAAACGTGGGGGAAAGGCTGTGTGACTATTTGTTGTTTGGCAGCAATTTGGCATCTCTGTCATGGTGTCCTTGCCCAAGTACCCTTCACCTACTCCATGAGCTCTCCACTTGTGTATGTACAGTGTGGGTGTGAAGGATGCACCATTGGCTGGGCTTCCAAAAAGCATCATTATGCAAATATTATCCTTTGACATTGAAGTCAAGTGGTAACCAAGATTTTTATCAGTTAGACCCCGGTTTGTCTGTGTGGCAGCCTGCGGTCTGTTGTTTCTCAGTGCCTCCAGCCAACAAGCTTTAAGCAAAACTACTGTGACATGACTGATGAGTTAGATTAATGTGTGTGGCTTCACTGGTGAACTCATAACAGTCAGGCAGTCCTCTTTGACTACTGAGAAAAATATatcccctctttctctttatctggTTACACTGATCTgaagtttaacttttaaatttatCTTGCACCAGTCGAGCTGAGTGAAGCGTTTCATTGTGTGAGATCAGATCAGTGACGATCACTTCCAGACGGTGGTGTAGGGTGGCTAAAGTTTTGAGTATTTAAACATGGCTGCaaattgttttcctttaaagCCTGCTTTTTCAGACCGGCAGCGCTTTGGAGTCTAACCTATGAACGCTATGTGTTACATGCTTTTATGTTGATTTGGATCAACAAAATGGCACCTTTTGATTTTTCTCaaaatctctgtttttgtaTAACTAactgtatattaaaatgtttattccaTTTTCTTCCTTCTAACAAGACAAAATGCTAAATTGTTTTACATCGGAAAAGATATACTCTATATTGCAACATGCAGAGTTAATGTTGACTAACCAGATTTCTTGAGATAGAAAAGGTTTGTGTTGAGGACACCGGATATATTAAGTCCTATGAAAGGTGTTGTGTGTAAACCATTGAAAAGGATTTTAAGGTGtgtctgaaaaaaacatgtaaattaatTAGAATTGTGATCCTGTCCTCGTTCCTAGTTTAGCCTGCTTTGCATTACTATCCTATCGCAGCAGTGTAGTTTTGCCACATTGTAAGTAGGGCCAGAACACTCACCATGCAGACTCATACATGGCAACTGCTGACGTGCAATTTTCCATTCAGTCCATTATCTTTTCCCAATGTCCATCCACACTGTTAATTGGCACCCGTGTTTGGGGATTATGCAGGATTACAGCCGGGTACACTCGCTGCCTTACACATCTTCATCTCTGGCCCTAGATGTTTTGCTGAATCGATGCATGCTGTATATACTGTTACTAAACAAACAGCTCCATGTTTACGTTTCCCTATAGCTTTAAAACACTGACTAATGCTGTGCATGGCAACAAGACTGAAGTATCATGCACCTGAACATGCTTTAAAATCCATGATGTTTTGCAGAAATATTTTTAGCATTAATTGAATGAAGAGACACGGTGAAGTGCTAAGCGAATGAATAAATGTTAACACTAATAACACAAAGTGAAACGCTACTTGTTTAATGGCAATAAAGTTATTTGTCTGGccgctttgtgtgtgttgtttatttgtctcaAACCATCTCCACAGACATGTTATTGTCCCTGATGATAGAGAGATGAATAATTCTGGTGataattatatttttgataTCACTTCTGTAATTTTTCTAAGAAACAGCCCATGGTTGTATTTGGTGATGACACAATTTggtattgttttttattcacatgaagaccCAGAAGAAATAGTTAATGAAATAAAGTGACTGGTTTAACTATAATAAATTATCCCTCAATAATAAACAggcatgttttcttttcttggatcTGGCCCCGCCCACTCTCCTGTGTGCCCCCCTAAAGCACGCCGGGCAACCCCGTTGACATGTCGCCATGGCAACGACGCGCCGCTGgaactttgtgtttattggcCATTAGCGAGTCAAAGAGTCAAAGAGTCACCGAGTAACATGCGAACCCTCTGATTGTGTTCGTGACCCGAGCTCAAACTGCGAGGGGAGAAGATGTCGGACATATTGTGCCGGTGGCTCAACCAGGAGCTGCGACTGTCGAAAGCTGTCGGTAAGTGGGACTGGAGCTAGAGCCCACCgagctgctagctgctagcttaGTGTTGCTAAGGCTAACTCTAGTCATGATGATGGTCGCTACCTTGGGGCTCAACTAGGTGAACTGTGCTATGTTTGCCATAACTAGGTTTGTGTTGAGTTAGCATTCTGAATTCACACGCTTACTTTTACGAGCACTGTCATGTCATTACCCCAGCAAGTGACAATATGTATTTTATGCATTATGATATCTGACCAGTATatgttcacttatttatttatcaattgcACTAAACTTGGCATTATGGGCTGTGGGGTATTtctgagaaaataacataaagttcttgatgtaaaaaaaatacaaaatcagaCAAGTTAACTCTTGGATACACAAGCTATTCAAACCCCGTCTAAagcacaacatgggtcaaaaatgacctatatttatttcctttgtttctttgctatgtttttttaataaatgtattttatcatttaatattctaagtagtcattaaatatcttgtgaTTGATTCcgcaaatcattattttcctttcttactttcttactttatgaacaaacatacattttgtatttctacatcacttttacacacatgggtaAAAAATTACCCATACAGTATACATACGTATTCTCTACGGATCACCTGCcatacatttcacacagctgcttttgctgtctgaaatgaagaagactcctttgatgacataacATCTCAGGGTCATCAAAGGACCCTTCTTCATTTAGGggagctggattccaagacccacaactccagctttaTCCGATGGAACATAGTCTAGGTCATtagcatcagagatttcagactcagaatcaagaccaagaattacctattaagtatatactgttctatttcaagttttattttgatgatctagctatggttagctagctagAAAAGATTATGTcaacagctagttagtattgtacctatttctctttctcactagtaatggattgtatCATACGACTTACATGcgtcagatgtgcaaaagcagctgtgtgaaatgtatgGCAGGTGTTCCGcagtcatttttgacccatgtgtgtaaaagtgttcataaagtaataaatgaaacagaaaagttGTGATTTGTGGGATCagaaacaagatatttaatgaatatttagaatattaaatgatcaaatatatttatttcaaaaataaaacattcagaatAACACTGGGaaacccatgttgtgcattagaagggtagTGATACCCACCATTTTGACATTGAAAAATATCAAAGATCATTGTCACTGTATGTGTAAATTGTTGCATGTTCATCTCCACAGAGCCACAGAGTTTTGCCAAGGATTTTTCCACTGGTTACTTGATTGGGGAGGTACTGCATAAATATCAGTTGCAGAATGATTTCACTTTGTTCATGAGGAAAGAGTAAGTTgacctctttctttctgtctccttcctatgctttttgtttgaaaaatagaTGACTGCTCCTTAATTCACTAGgttatttaatttgttcataATCACTCCTTTTCTCACAGCACCTCCATCTCCAAACTAAATAATTTTACCCGCCTTGAGCCTACTCTTCAGTTACTGGGGATCTCCTTCGACATAAACACAGTTCAGGAACTGATTAAGGAGAAGCAAGGGGTTGCCACACGCCTCCTTTACCAACTCTACGTCTCActtgaaaagaagaagagagcagaaATCACCAGGACAATGATGGAAAGCATGCAGCCAGCAGCCAATGCAGGCCTGCACAAGAAGGAGCACGAAATCTACTCTGATGTAAGGGGGCTGGATTTGAAGTGGCTACATTTAGTTAGCAGCCTATTTTGATTTATAGACCTATATTGACATAAGTCTTGCTCTACCAATACTGAAAAACTGCAAATCATGAAGTTTAGCAACTCTGACAGTCTTTCATTCTTCCAATATTTTCAGGGTTTAAGTTCACGGTGTTAGTTTAAGATAATATCACTGTCtacaaaaacatgttatgtCAGGCATCTAACAGTTTTACTCCTCATCTAGCAACTGCACCGGGTGGTGAAACGTGATGCAGAACTGAAGCTGCAGAACATTTCTAGCCACTATGAGGCCAAATACGAGCAACTGACCTATACATCTATCATGACCCATCCCATCCAGCCAAAGAGACCACTCAAAGTCCAGGAAGACAAGAGAACAAAGAATATTGACAAGGTACTGGATGTCAGAAAACGTGAAGAGTAAATCCCTGTATTCATTTAACACAAGGTCAAAATGTATGACCAGATTTTTAGGTAATCTACAGTTAATGTCTTTTTCAACATGTCATATGCTGGAATCCAAACGTCTGataccatttaaaaaaaataggtcTGAGAACATAATGAAAACCAACACTTAACCGTTAGCATCTTGATGTTAGAATACATGAAAAGTTACGTGACTTACAGTCATGAACATggggaactgtgtgtgtttcagctgctggTAGGTCGTCAGAAGCACAGTGACATTGTGCCTTATAACCAGGCCAATGTTGTCCAGGTACCCAAGCCACCGCCTTACACTTCACAGCTCAACCTAAAGAGGagacgac belongs to Hippoglossus stenolepis isolate QCI-W04-F060 chromosome 9, HSTE1.2, whole genome shotgun sequence and includes:
- the lifra gene encoding LIF receptor subunit alpha a, which encodes MPQLSVSPNSKSNRCPLWLIWVLLGLSAVHTHAKDVLSVPQQVSLSADMFTRQLSISWLGGAATTFDLMILRTELNESVFYETLSVTVNPVSGQHLWNWTSVEPLECTSLSIKVRSRDGHMTSEWSNTQILQGNDLPSNDKFQIYPVDRIVPVGANTTFCCIVEEGKVFDRLCYGDAVMNTTRLSRRTYATTLANQGPSSSSGSNVLCYDSLEDLAGTVVFVGYPPLPSDFACETHDLTSAVCHWTEARDTHLYGKRGTRYSLNKRDCPQGRRQQKHKVCTVALWEGNWTLVAVNTLGQYSLTDSAEILHRVHPVAPTKVSSVVNAWNATVLWQWKYSSYSSLGLDCQVELTCHGSKTNLTVSGVGPQSVVLPDLYPDEDYSVQVRCGAQLNFWKWGNWSEPFTFKTHTYVPEAPDVWLWMNRDNTGQIVWKPLTRRQSHGQILGYEVTLWSAEENVQHTQIFSPGTTAAPINFTQIAAFSSDKIIATIVAKNVNGSSQPASVVVPLRLTEPLALSRAVYTERGFPLTWQSDANATCGYVVEWTDAVCTRDCSVDWIKVAAGNTNVSVESANFQPGVRYSFSVYSCSSEGQELLQRQQGYVQELVPSSSVLLSTSQRNSDVLLSWGEIPLLNRRGFLLGYNVYNSTGSELKLLVNLPDKGNRSYTVKGPSEGSHKFTVKAYTSAGEDTGATASITLEPYADWLILEILTSLGITTLFLVIVTFICYKKRKWVKKAFYPDIPEPKLPGDWSRRQGPLDVKPSSHSIMHIVEKPEWDSSKEALVVIPEEDEDEEGQGMGDEPVDTDEPTSLRYYNQVVDERPIRPRFPDSSDSSASSLDSARTDVTYTGIQTSGSSLVFQLDSQGSAEGHQPPADLSLSGGGGGSYRPQMQDRAQSDDIALVSPEPFLEAASGGGYKPQSSWHLDSPVEGEESGGRAPSLGSPTSVASTQFLLPDGEEHTEERRPSSATTWFTNLLSSTKP